AGAAGAGCGGATCAAAAGTGTCTATAAGACGGAGATCAAAAACCATCCGCATCCGGAAATCGCTAGGCCTCAATTGCTGCTCATGCCGGAAACCGACGGCGTTCATGACGCTGCGCCGCAAATAGACGACAGATTTCTTGATGTGGGGGCAGACCGTATTGACCTACAGTCACCAGTGAAGTTGAGGACAATGTCTTCGGGAATCACCGGTGCCGGGATTGGCTGGCATAGTTCGTTCGTTCACCGTGTTGTCCCGATGGAGTATGACTGCAGTGACCATAAAGCAGAAATGGCAGACTACTTACAGGAGAATGGATTCATCCCAAGCGAAACGGTGGGGATGATGACGGCTGTTCCGGTTGAAACAGCATCATACCGCTCCTTTGAAGCTGAAGGAATGTCGATTTTCATTATTGTTTCTGCGGGCAGCACACATCGGGACAGCCCCCGGAATATCAATACATGGCTGTTCATTAACGGCAAAATTTCTGAGGAAGCTTTTATCCAGAGTGCAATGACCGCGGCAGAAGCAAAAATAAGTGTCTTGCAGGAACTGGAAGGGAGCGGAGCTGGGGTTGCCGGCCAGCCAGCTGGCATTTCCACGGACAGCATCTGTATCGCTGCAACACAGCAAGGCGAAGAGATTTCCTATGCCGGCACTGCAACACCGCTCGGCAAGCTAATCAGCGAGGGGATTTACACCTGCACAAAGGAAGCAATCCTAAACTATAGAAACAGCAAAACTGCTTTCAAGTTTCAATGAAGGAAACCATCCACTTCATCACGAATCTTAATTATAAGAGGTGATGAGAATGGAAATGAAAATGGGCTATGTCATCCTATATGTTTCCGATCTGGAAAAAACAAAGCATTTTTACGGTGAGCTGCTAGGCCTTAAACTTAGAAATGAGTTTGGGACCTATATCGAGTATGAAACTGGCAGCACCGTGCTGTCGATGAACACAAGAGAAGGCGGCCGCGAAATCACGACGCTCCCCATACCGGATGGCGTAAGGAAAGAACAAACCTTTGAGCTAGGATTCGTGACAGAGGATGTCCCTGGCGCAGTAGAAAAATTGCGTGCAGCGGGAGTCCCGATCCTGCTCGAGCCAACCGAAAAACCATGGGGCCAGGTCGTCGCCTATGCAGCAGATCCTGATGGACATTATATTGAAATAT
This portion of the Mesobacillus sp. S13 genome encodes:
- a CDS encoding heme ABC transporter ATP-binding protein; translated protein: MITVKNLTGGYAGGEVLKGISFQVGKGELFGILGPNGSGKTTLLKMISGALESREGDIELDGRPLTQYTPKQLARMMAVLPQHSDQAFPYSVKETVSLGRYAHQKGWFHSWSEEDEQIVVKVMDQTGITHLQEKSIVELSGGEKQRVYLAQALAQQPRILLLDEPTNHLDLSFQKELLDLLKKWAAEEELTVVSIFHDLNLASLYCDRLLLMENGELLIVDSPVEVLKEERIKSVYKTEIKNHPHPEIARPQLLLMPETDGVHDAAPQIDDRFLDVGADRIDLQSPVKLRTMSSGITGAGIGWHSSFVHRVVPMEYDCSDHKAEMADYLQENGFIPSETVGMMTAVPVETASYRSFEAEGMSIFIIVSAGSTHRDSPRNINTWLFINGKISEEAFIQSAMTAAEAKISVLQELEGSGAGVAGQPAGISTDSICIAATQQGEEISYAGTATPLGKLISEGIYTCTKEAILNYRNSKTAFKFQ
- a CDS encoding VOC family protein translates to MEMKMGYVILYVSDLEKTKHFYGELLGLKLRNEFGTYIEYETGSTVLSMNTREGGREITTLPIPDGVRKEQTFELGFVTEDVPGAVEKLRAAGVPILLEPTEKPWGQVVAYAADPDGHYIEICTPIG